The following are encoded together in the Daucus carota subsp. sativus chromosome 5, DH1 v3.0, whole genome shotgun sequence genome:
- the LOC108219736 gene encoding large ribosomal subunit protein uL30w yields MGEGAVVPESFLKKQKRSEEWALAKKQQLEATKKKNAENRKLIFNRAKLYAKEYDEQQKELIRLKREARLKGGFYVSPEAKLLFIIRIRGINAIDPKTKKILQLLRLRQIFNGVFLKVNKATLNMLRRVEPYVTYGYPNLKSVKELIYKRGHGKLKGQRIALTDNSIVEQALGKFGIICVEDLIHEIMTVGPHFKEANNFLWPFQLKAPLGGLKKKRNHYVEGGDAGNREDFVNELIRRMN; encoded by the exons ATGGGTGAAGGTGCTGTGGTTCCCGAGTCATTTTTGAAGAAGCAGAAGAGAAGTGAAGAGTGGGCTCTTGCAAAGAAGCAACAACTCGAAGCAACTAAGAAGAAGAATGCCGAGAATAGGAAGTTGATCTTTAACCGTGCTAAGTTGTATGCTAAGGAGTATGATGAGCAG caAAAGGAGTTGATCCGCCTGAAGCGTGAGGCACGTCTTAAGGGTGGATTCTATGTTAGTCCAGAGGCCAAGCTCTTGTTTATCATCAGGATTCGTGG TATTAATGCTATTGACCCAAAGACCAAGAAGATCCTCCAACTTCTTCGACTGAGGCAG ATATTTAATGGTGTATTTTTGAAAGTGAACAAAGCCACACTAAACATGTTGCGACGAGTGGAGCCATATGTGACATATGG ATACCCTAACCTGAAAAGTGTGAAGGAATTGATTTACAAAAGGGGCCATGGTAAACTTAAAGGCCAAAGGATTGCATTGACAGACAATTCTATTGTCGAGCAG GCTTTAGGCAAGTTTGGCATCATCTGTGTTGAAGATTTGATCCACGAAATCATGACAGTCGGGCCTCACTTTAAGGAAGCCAACAATTTCTTGTGGCCATTCCAGCTCAAGGCACCATTAGGTGGTCTTAAAAAGAAGAGGAACCACTATGTTGAAGGTGGTGATGCTGGAAATCGTGAGGATTTCGTTAATGAGCTTATTAGAAGGATGAACTAG
- the LOC108222053 gene encoding uncharacterized protein LOC108222053: protein MCVTTLYVCDEEERELGRQQASGACPYCGGKVEAIDVESKWRFCFLPFCSIVKRKFLCTLCSRRLVLYS, encoded by the coding sequence ATGTGTGTGACAACGTTGTACGTCTGTGATGAAGAGGAAAGAGAACTCGGGAGACAGCAAGCCTCAGGAGCCTGCCCCTACTGCGGCGGAAAAGTCGAAGCGATTGATGTTGAGAGCAAGTGGAGGTTCTGTTTCCTCCCTTTCTGCTCCATTGTCAAGCGCAAGTTTCTCTGCACTCTCTGCTCTCGTCGCCTCGTCCTTTATTCTTAG